A window of Rhabdothermincola salaria contains these coding sequences:
- a CDS encoding UDP-N-acetylmuramoyl-tripeptide--D-alanyl-D-alanine ligase yields MEFTASEIARVVGGTLVGPDVEVDGAGIDTRTLGAGQLFVPVVGDRDGHDFIPAAVERGAAAVLTSRAPQPGVASIVVADAVEALTALGGHARGRLPDRVVGITGSVGKTSTKDLAAAALGRRYVVAASEKSFNNELGVPLTLINAPNDTEVAVIEMGARGHGHIEALCRVARPTIAVVTAVELVHAEGMGGLDEIARAKGELPASLPADGVAVLNAAYDRVTAMAARTTARVVRYGIGTGEVRASDVAVDDELRASFLLESEWGSARVRLGVRGEHHVGNALAAAAVALVSDVPVDEVAEGLAEGALSPWRMELSTAPGGARVLNDAYNAGPASVAAALRALARLAAERRHAVLGPMAELGAEGPEEHRRIAALADDLGIEVVAFQTDAYGRPPVSDVPQALAALGELGPGDAVLVKGSRVAGLEKVAEAILG; encoded by the coding sequence GTGGAGTTCACCGCATCCGAGATCGCTCGCGTCGTCGGCGGCACCCTGGTCGGACCCGACGTCGAGGTCGACGGGGCCGGCATCGACACGCGCACCCTCGGCGCCGGGCAGCTCTTCGTCCCGGTGGTGGGGGACCGCGACGGACACGACTTCATCCCCGCCGCCGTCGAGCGAGGTGCTGCGGCCGTCCTCACCTCGAGGGCGCCCCAGCCCGGCGTGGCCAGCATCGTCGTCGCCGATGCCGTCGAGGCCCTCACCGCGCTCGGTGGCCATGCCCGCGGGCGTCTGCCGGACCGGGTGGTGGGCATCACCGGGTCGGTCGGCAAGACCTCCACCAAGGACCTCGCGGCGGCCGCTCTCGGTCGCCGCTACGTGGTGGCGGCCAGCGAGAAGAGCTTCAACAACGAGCTGGGGGTGCCCCTCACGCTGATCAACGCCCCGAACGACACCGAGGTGGCGGTGATCGAGATGGGGGCGCGGGGGCACGGCCACATCGAAGCCCTCTGCCGGGTCGCCCGTCCCACCATCGCCGTGGTCACCGCGGTGGAGCTGGTGCACGCCGAAGGGATGGGGGGTCTCGACGAGATCGCCCGGGCCAAGGGCGAGCTGCCGGCTTCCCTGCCTGCCGACGGGGTGGCGGTGCTGAACGCGGCCTACGACCGGGTGACGGCCATGGCGGCGCGCACCACGGCTCGGGTGGTCCGCTACGGGATCGGTACCGGTGAGGTGCGGGCGAGCGACGTCGCCGTCGACGACGAGCTGCGGGCCTCGTTCCTCCTCGAGTCCGAGTGGGGATCGGCGCGGGTGCGCCTCGGCGTGCGCGGCGAGCACCACGTGGGCAACGCCCTGGCGGCCGCGGCCGTGGCCCTGGTGAGCGACGTGCCCGTGGACGAGGTGGCCGAGGGCCTGGCCGAGGGGGCCCTGTCGCCGTGGCGCATGGAGCTGTCCACCGCACCCGGCGGCGCCCGCGTCCTCAACGACGCCTACAACGCCGGGCCGGCGTCGGTGGCTGCCGCGCTGCGGGCCCTGGCCCGCCTGGCCGCCGAGCGCCGCCACGCCGTGCTCGGTCCCATGGCCGAGCTCGGTGCCGAGGGCCCCGAGGAGCACCGCCGCATCGCCGCCCTGGCCGACGACCTCGGCATCGAGGTGGTGGCCTTCCAGACCGACGCCTACGGCCGGCCCCCGGTGTCCGACGTCCCCCAGGCCCTGGCCGCCCTGGGGGAGCTGGGACCCGGCGACGCCGTGCTGGTCAAGGGCAGCCGCGTCGCCGGGCTCGAGAAGGTGGCCGAGGCCATCCTGGGCTGA